In Leptospiraceae bacterium, one DNA window encodes the following:
- a CDS encoding phosphatase PAP2 family protein, which translates to MRYKTLLDNNILFGNGFLESIPHPEGILGEFFKAISVFCHYSGGITFFIFLLPFVYICYSRNLGIKLGVAILSTGILNGLAKFYFESPRPSGLSNSFTQLLKSAEEKSFGFPSGHSHVAILIWGIFFLHFKNKFLKGFSLFMIFSVPLSRMYVGVHYPGDVIGGLLMGFISLILIEWIFKLSPDFPSLKEMDSKKLISLIRSISLALIAITLPVTLVSSHANNEIHSQSLNSVIAASGSLAGFFSGILFLKYKFGENYFDWDMVTTISSFLFRSIFILIGVLLFYFLLGGISKKYFHDEVLFRYIRYFLLNFFLICITPYLLYKVANGKYMKT; encoded by the coding sequence ATGAGATATAAAACACTACTCGATAACAATATTTTATTCGGAAATGGTTTTTTAGAATCTATACCACACCCGGAAGGAATCTTGGGGGAGTTTTTTAAAGCAATTTCCGTATTTTGTCACTACTCCGGTGGGATAACCTTCTTTATTTTTCTACTGCCTTTTGTATATATTTGCTACTCAAGAAACTTGGGCATTAAATTAGGGGTGGCTATTTTAAGTACAGGCATTTTGAATGGACTTGCAAAATTTTACTTTGAAAGCCCGAGACCTTCCGGTCTATCCAATAGCTTTACACAATTATTGAAAAGTGCCGAAGAAAAATCTTTTGGATTCCCTTCAGGTCATTCTCATGTCGCTATTTTAATCTGGGGGATTTTTTTTCTTCATTTTAAAAATAAATTTTTGAAAGGCTTTTCTCTTTTTATGATTTTTTCAGTGCCTTTAAGCCGAATGTATGTGGGAGTTCACTACCCCGGAGATGTTATAGGCGGTTTATTGATGGGGTTTATTTCTCTTATTCTTATTGAATGGATTTTTAAACTATCTCCGGATTTTCCTTCCTTAAAAGAGATGGACAGCAAAAAACTAATTTCACTGATACGCTCGATCTCTCTTGCGCTGATTGCAATTACCCTGCCAGTAACTTTAGTGTCAAGCCATGCAAATAACGAAATTCACAGCCAGTCCTTAAATTCTGTAATCGCAGCCAGTGGTTCCCTTGCCGGATTTTTTTCCGGAATTTTATTCTTAAAGTACAAGTTTGGAGAAAATTATTTTGATTGGGATATGGTAACTACAATTTCTTCTTTTCTATTTAGAAGTATTTTTATTTTAATCGGAGTATTGCTTTTTTATTTTCTACTGGGGGGTATTTCAAAAAAATATTTTCATGATGAAGTTTTATTTAGATATATTCGGTACTTCCTTTTGAACTTTTTTCTGATTTGCATTACACCTTACTTACTGTATAAAGTAGCCAACGGGAAGTATATGAAAACCTAA
- a CDS encoding 1-acyl-sn-glycerol-3-phosphate acyltransferase translates to MTENIDNWQEFENTLKLFTLPREAPVLALRTLLELVYNVSVTGTELIPKAGGAVIVCNHTDILDIPVQGVYSPRKIVFLGKYEIFRPQDTIIEYLSSPSSPFQSFPLNLLKPQIENLLNAFGNVYSNQLQKWGSMPIIRGHIGEGAGAKAAVAYYEELENYMVSLVKSGEILSIYPEGTRSETGIIAPFKALAAKIAIRAQVPIIPSGINGAWRMSEPKAFLSGQAFKTKITYNIGMPILPDDFPKGHEKKSAKELTERLEKAVYFLAHNRERRGKPRRVTTVL, encoded by the coding sequence ATGACTGAAAATATTGATAATTGGCAAGAATTTGAAAATACTTTAAAATTATTTACACTTCCTCGTGAAGCACCTGTGCTTGCACTTAGGACTTTGTTGGAGCTTGTGTACAATGTATCTGTGACAGGGACAGAGCTAATCCCCAAGGCCGGTGGGGCTGTGATCGTGTGCAATCATACGGATATTTTAGATATACCTGTTCAGGGTGTGTATTCTCCCAGAAAGATAGTTTTTTTGGGAAAATACGAAATCTTTCGACCTCAAGATACTATAATAGAGTATTTAAGCTCTCCGAGTTCGCCATTTCAATCTTTTCCTTTAAATCTTCTAAAACCTCAAATTGAAAATCTACTCAATGCGTTTGGAAATGTATATTCAAATCAATTGCAAAAATGGGGGAGTATGCCGATTATTCGTGGACATATTGGAGAAGGAGCGGGTGCTAAAGCAGCCGTAGCCTATTACGAAGAACTCGAAAATTATATGGTATCTTTGGTGAAATCAGGAGAAATCCTTTCGATTTATCCTGAAGGAACAAGGTCTGAAACGGGAATCATCGCACCTTTTAAGGCACTTGCAGCAAAAATTGCAATTCGAGCACAAGTGCCGATTATTCCGTCAGGTATAAATGGAGCTTGGAGAATGTCTGAACCAAAGGCATTTTTATCAGGGCAGGCTTTTAAAACTAAAATTACATATAATATCGGGATGCCTATTCTGCCTGATGATTTTCCAAAAGGACACGAAAAAAAGAGTGCCAAAGAATTAACTGAAAGGCTTGAAAAGGCAGTGTATTTTTTAGCTCACAATAGAGAGAGACGAGGAAAACCCAGAAGGGTTACTACAGTGTTATAA